A genomic stretch from Edaphobacter aggregans includes:
- a CDS encoding lysylphosphatidylglycerol synthase transmembrane domain-containing protein: MNKKSGVLWVVAIVALAVIVFVFRGKVQFDWAMFWQQLRHASPVHIAFAIALIYATYFLRAVRWSVFVSPTKKVPATSLLGSQFIGFTAVAVFGRLADLTRPYLVARRTGLPLSSQVAVYTIERMFDLGAAALIFSTALAFTPRDLPHHDVFVRAGALSLAATLAIAVFAGVVRFAGGAVAGFARAALGALSKGLGESVSTKILGFRDGLNAIESAREFGMVTAISLLMWGMIGMAYLQTAHAFVHTPELAGLTFSRTMLLMAASIGGSLLQLPIIGWFTQIAVTAAAMHTLYGAPIEAATACGAVLLVVTFLCIIPTGLLYARVEHVSLKKVAEESAIESDKEGVGRV; encoded by the coding sequence ATGAATAAGAAGAGTGGTGTGCTCTGGGTTGTCGCCATTGTGGCGCTTGCGGTGATTGTGTTTGTGTTTCGCGGTAAGGTGCAATTTGATTGGGCGATGTTCTGGCAGCAGCTACGTCATGCAAGCCCGGTGCACATTGCCTTTGCGATTGCGCTGATATATGCAACGTATTTTTTGCGGGCGGTGCGGTGGAGCGTGTTTGTTTCGCCGACGAAGAAGGTGCCTGCGACGTCGTTGCTGGGGTCGCAGTTTATTGGATTTACGGCGGTGGCGGTGTTTGGGCGACTGGCGGATTTGACTCGGCCTTATCTAGTGGCTCGGCGGACTGGGTTGCCGCTTAGTTCGCAGGTGGCGGTGTATACGATCGAGCGGATGTTTGATCTGGGAGCGGCGGCGTTGATTTTTTCGACTGCGCTGGCGTTTACTCCGAGGGATTTGCCGCATCATGACGTGTTTGTGCGAGCAGGCGCGCTGAGTCTGGCGGCTACGTTGGCTATCGCGGTGTTTGCCGGGGTGGTTCGGTTTGCGGGCGGAGCCGTGGCTGGGTTTGCTCGGGCCGCGCTGGGGGCGTTGTCAAAGGGCTTGGGGGAGAGCGTTTCGACGAAGATCCTGGGGTTTCGCGATGGATTGAATGCGATCGAGTCGGCGCGTGAGTTTGGGATGGTGACGGCGATTTCGCTGTTGATGTGGGGGATGATTGGGATGGCATACCTGCAGACGGCGCATGCGTTTGTACACACGCCGGAGTTGGCGGGGCTGACGTTCTCGCGGACGATGCTGCTGATGGCGGCTAGTATCGGCGGTTCTCTGCTGCAGTTGCCGATCATCGGATGGTTCACGCAGATTGCGGTGACGGCTGCGGCGATGCATACGCTATATGGGGCTCCGATTGAAGCGGCGACGGCTTGTGGGGCAGTGTTGCTGGTGGTGACGTTTCTCTGCATCATTCCTACGGGGCTGCTTTATGCGCGGGTGGAGCATGTGAGTTTAAAGAAGGTGGCCGAAGAGAGCGCGATCGAATCGGATAAAGAAGGTGTCGGCAGAGTGTAA
- a CDS encoding shikimate kinase: MTQKEQVQRTSSTDVAFKYPRKMSRLMLTGFMGAGKSTVGALLAGQIHWAFLDVDKHIEQSAGATAANLFAALGVPGFRSLESDALFHALGQSDTVVALGGAAIDLPRNQQLLALSPDTLIVFLDAPFDTLIERCQQQAQRGDSTYRPLLKNLEVAHARFMTRRSLYTAHCHLTIDVAKKNPNEVAIAIQHRLRDKKGRD, from the coding sequence ATGACGCAAAAGGAGCAAGTTCAGCGAACCTCATCGACTGACGTAGCCTTTAAGTACCCAAGAAAAATGTCGCGCCTGATGCTGACCGGTTTTATGGGAGCCGGTAAATCCACAGTCGGCGCATTACTTGCCGGGCAGATCCACTGGGCTTTCCTTGACGTCGACAAACATATTGAGCAATCCGCAGGAGCGACCGCGGCAAATCTGTTTGCTGCTTTGGGCGTGCCGGGCTTTCGCAGCCTCGAGTCTGATGCTTTGTTCCATGCATTAGGTCAATCAGACACTGTCGTTGCGCTGGGTGGAGCGGCGATTGACCTGCCGAGGAACCAACAGCTTCTCGCCTTAAGTCCCGACACCCTGATCGTTTTCCTCGATGCTCCTTTCGACACACTTATCGAACGATGCCAGCAACAAGCGCAAAGAGGTGATTCCACCTATCGCCCCCTACTGAAGAACCTCGAAGTGGCACATGCTCGCTTCATGACTCGCAGATCTTTGTATACGGCTCATTGCCATCTAACGATAGATGTTGCGAAAAAAAATCCGAATGAAGTTGCAATAGCTATCCAACATAGGCTGCGAGATAAGAAAGGAAGGGATTAG
- the nrdR gene encoding transcriptional regulator NrdR, producing MKCPYCGFAQDRVVDSRESKEADSIRRRRECEGCNKRFTTYERIDEIPYMVVKKDGRREKFDRQKVLSGLLHACEKRPVSAIKLEQIVDETEAYVVDSPERERSTSEVGELIMTRLKDIDTVAYIRFASVYRDFKDVREFKQELEELLSGKDHRKRK from the coding sequence ATGAAGTGTCCTTACTGTGGATTTGCCCAGGATCGAGTAGTTGATTCGCGCGAGAGTAAAGAGGCGGACTCGATTCGCAGACGACGTGAGTGCGAAGGGTGCAATAAGCGCTTTACGACGTATGAGCGGATCGATGAGATTCCGTACATGGTGGTCAAGAAAGATGGGCGACGGGAGAAGTTCGATCGGCAAAAGGTGCTGAGTGGGCTGCTGCATGCCTGCGAGAAGCGGCCTGTTTCGGCGATAAAGCTGGAGCAGATCGTCGATGAGACTGAAGCGTATGTAGTGGATTCGCCAGAGCGGGAGCGGTCGACCAGCGAGGTGGGCGAGTTGATTATGACTCGGCTTAAGGACATCGACACGGTGGCTTATATACGGTTTGCGAGCGTTTATCGGGACTTCAAGGATGTGCGGGAGTTCAAGCAGGAACTGGAAGAGCTGCTGAGCGGAAAAGATCACAGGAAGAGAAAGTAA
- a CDS encoding isocitrate/isopropylmalate dehydrogenase family protein, with protein MKTHKITLIPGDGIGPEVSSAVVSILEAAGAATGVRFEWHRHLAGAEAFEKTREYIPKELYESIEENRVALKGPVTTPVGGGFASINVTLRKKFELFANFRPVKNLPGLKTKYPDVDLIIVRENMEDLYAGLEHEVVPGVVQALKVITSKGSTRIAKFAFDYARKHGRKKVHAIHKANIMKLSDGLFLRCCRDVSLGFPEVSYHEHIVDNACMQLVMNPYQYDVLLTENLYGDILSDLCSAFVGGLGLVPGANLGTECAIFEAVHGSAPDIAGKDMANPTALLQSAVLMLHHINEPETAERVQAGLEQVYREGKVLTKDVGGTSGTKAFADAVLKAMEAPVAAGA; from the coding sequence ATGAAGACACACAAGATTACGTTGATTCCGGGCGATGGTATTGGACCGGAGGTTTCGAGCGCGGTGGTGAGCATTTTGGAGGCTGCCGGCGCGGCTACGGGTGTGCGGTTTGAGTGGCACAGGCATCTGGCGGGTGCGGAGGCTTTCGAGAAGACGCGGGAGTACATTCCGAAGGAGCTGTACGAGTCGATTGAAGAGAACCGCGTGGCGCTGAAGGGGCCGGTGACGACTCCGGTGGGCGGCGGGTTTGCCTCGATCAACGTGACGCTACGGAAGAAGTTTGAGCTGTTTGCGAACTTCAGGCCGGTGAAGAATCTACCGGGTTTGAAGACCAAGTATCCGGATGTTGACCTGATTATTGTGCGCGAAAACATGGAAGACCTTTATGCCGGACTCGAGCATGAGGTGGTTCCGGGTGTGGTGCAGGCGCTGAAGGTGATTACGTCGAAGGGCTCGACGCGGATTGCGAAGTTTGCGTTCGACTATGCGCGGAAGCATGGGCGGAAGAAGGTGCATGCGATCCACAAGGCGAACATTATGAAGCTGTCAGATGGGCTGTTTCTGCGCTGCTGCCGGGATGTTTCGCTGGGATTTCCTGAGGTGAGCTATCACGAGCACATTGTTGATAACGCTTGCATGCAGTTGGTGATGAATCCTTACCAGTACGACGTTTTGTTGACCGAGAATCTGTACGGGGACATTCTGAGCGATCTTTGCAGCGCGTTTGTGGGTGGGTTGGGCTTGGTTCCGGGGGCGAACCTGGGGACGGAGTGCGCGATCTTTGAGGCGGTGCATGGGTCGGCTCCGGATATTGCTGGCAAGGACATGGCGAATCCGACGGCGCTGTTGCAGAGCGCGGTGCTGATGCTGCATCACATCAATGAGCCGGAGACCGCGGAGCGTGTGCAGGCTGGGCTGGAGCAGGTGTATCGCGAGGGCAAGGTGCTGACGAAGGATGTGGGTGGCACGAGTGGGACGAAGGCCTTTGCAGATGCGGTACTGAAGGCGATGGAGGCTCCGGTGGCGGCTGGGGCTTAG
- a CDS encoding carboxypeptidase regulatory-like domain-containing protein: MRRMCGWLVMGAALVGLVGCKPSDAVRQAKPIGDEARRAEPVAPAAAALDPATLGAVSGTVHFVGKAPQRLKIDMSMDPVCSMVGGENFAEQFVVKDGKLANVYIYVKDGPAAAMAASMRSSEPVVMDQVGCRYTPHVIALMRGGTVEFRNSDATMHNVHAMPAVAGNETMDVSQAAKGSPQQKRFDQPEVMMPVRCNNHPWMNAFINVSATPFFAVTDAEGRFEIKGLPAGTYTLAAVHEKMGEQTIKVTVAPKESEKAEFTYSMK, translated from the coding sequence ATGAGACGGATGTGTGGTTGGCTGGTGATGGGTGCGGCCCTGGTTGGGCTGGTGGGGTGCAAGCCGAGTGATGCAGTTCGACAGGCTAAGCCGATTGGCGATGAGGCCAGGAGAGCGGAGCCTGTGGCGCCTGCGGCTGCTGCGCTCGATCCGGCGACGCTGGGAGCAGTGAGCGGCACGGTGCACTTTGTGGGGAAGGCTCCGCAGCGGTTGAAGATCGATATGAGCATGGATCCGGTGTGCTCGATGGTGGGCGGGGAGAATTTTGCCGAGCAGTTTGTCGTGAAGGACGGCAAGCTCGCGAATGTCTATATCTATGTGAAGGATGGACCCGCGGCGGCGATGGCCGCTTCGATGCGTTCGTCTGAGCCGGTGGTGATGGATCAGGTGGGGTGCCGGTATACGCCGCACGTGATTGCCCTGATGCGCGGGGGAACGGTGGAGTTCCGGAACTCGGATGCGACGATGCATAACGTTCACGCCATGCCGGCAGTGGCGGGGAATGAGACGATGGATGTTTCGCAGGCAGCGAAGGGGTCCCCGCAACAGAAGCGGTTTGATCAGCCTGAAGTGATGATGCCGGTGCGGTGCAATAACCATCCGTGGATGAATGCGTTCATCAATGTGTCGGCTACGCCGTTTTTTGCGGTGACGGACGCGGAGGGGCGGTTCGAGATTAAGGGCCTGCCGGCGGGAACGTATACACTGGCGGCTGTCCACGAGAAGATGGGCGAACAGACGATAAAGGTAACGGTTGCACCGAAGGAGTCAGAGAAGGCGGAGTTTACGTATTCGATGAAATAA
- the asd gene encoding aspartate-semialdehyde dehydrogenase, whose amino-acid sequence MERRKVGILGATGMVGQRFIQLLNNHPWFEITWLAASDRSAGKTFGEACRWKLDTPLPKKIAEMTVQPNVPELCEGELPKIIFAALDADIARDLEPRFAAAGCAVISNSSAFRMVADVPLVVPEVNADHLDLIETQSWRKAYGGKGGYIVTNPNCSAIGLVLALKPLEERFGIESLFVSTMQAVSGAGYPGVASLDILGNVVPFIKNEEEKMQEEVGKLLGRLDGNRIEMLDAKVSAHCNRVAVEDGHTECVSIKFKRKATREEILAAWSEFAPLRHFVQDQHLPTAPEQPVEYDAAVDRPQPRLDRMRGRGMAATVGRLRECTLLDWKFVVLSHNTIRGAAGAALLNAEVLALLGKLDKLGVNAKPVAAQVAVTA is encoded by the coding sequence ATGGAACGGCGCAAAGTTGGGATCCTTGGCGCGACCGGAATGGTCGGGCAGCGATTTATTCAGTTATTGAACAATCACCCGTGGTTTGAGATCACGTGGTTGGCGGCGAGCGATCGCAGTGCGGGCAAGACGTTCGGCGAGGCGTGCCGGTGGAAGCTGGATACTCCGCTGCCGAAGAAGATCGCCGAGATGACGGTGCAGCCGAATGTTCCGGAGCTGTGCGAGGGTGAGCTGCCGAAGATTATCTTTGCAGCGCTGGATGCTGACATTGCACGGGATCTGGAGCCGAGGTTTGCGGCTGCCGGGTGCGCGGTGATCTCGAACTCGAGCGCCTTCCGGATGGTGGCCGATGTGCCGCTGGTAGTCCCGGAGGTGAACGCCGACCATCTCGACTTGATCGAGACGCAGAGCTGGCGGAAGGCCTATGGCGGCAAGGGCGGGTATATCGTCACGAATCCGAATTGCAGCGCGATTGGTTTGGTGTTGGCGCTGAAGCCGCTGGAAGAACGGTTCGGAATTGAGAGCCTGTTTGTGAGCACGATGCAGGCGGTGAGCGGTGCGGGATATCCGGGCGTGGCTTCGCTGGATATTTTGGGCAATGTTGTTCCCTTCATCAAGAATGAAGAGGAGAAGATGCAGGAGGAGGTCGGTAAGCTGTTAGGTCGGCTGGATGGCAACCGCATCGAGATGCTGGATGCCAAGGTGAGCGCGCATTGCAACCGCGTGGCGGTCGAGGATGGGCATACCGAGTGCGTGAGCATCAAGTTCAAGCGGAAGGCTACGCGGGAGGAGATCCTGGCGGCTTGGAGTGAGTTTGCTCCGCTGCGTCATTTTGTGCAGGATCAGCATTTGCCGACAGCTCCGGAGCAGCCGGTTGAGTACGATGCAGCGGTGGATCGCCCGCAGCCTCGTCTGGACAGGATGCGCGGGCGTGGCATGGCGGCTACGGTTGGACGCCTGCGTGAGTGCACTCTGCTGGACTGGAAGTTTGTAGTGCTTTCTCACAATACGATTCGCGGCGCGGCTGGGGCGGCTTTGCTAAATGCTGAGGTGCTGGCGCTGCTGGGCAAGTTGGATAAGCTGGGCGTGAACGCGAAGCCCGTTGCAGCACAAGTGGCGGTGACGGCTTGA
- the lysC gene encoding lysine-sensitive aspartokinase 3, with protein sequence MKFGGTSVEDAKAIERTAAVVGGRRKRGLETVVVVSAMAKVTDQLLAAASAAGRGDKAGALAISARLRHRHIDTTAELLENGRFVAIQPALNLEFDSLDDLLRGIAAVGELTPRTNDLVVSFGERLSSKIVAEAFEQRGMNGAHVDARTCVITDSNYGKAAPLEDEIEKKLTELVLPLIVAGKTPVMGGFIGSNVEGITTTLGRGGSDYTAALVGGGLHAGAIEIWTDVNGIMTTDPRICPDALRVKAISFEEAAELAYFGAKVLHPATILPAVQKSIPVWVLNSRNAENEGTKITAVAAKCKNPFKSIAAKKRLTIIDIVASRMLMSHGYLKAVFDVFDKYKCAIDMVSTSEVSISLTVDSNERLPEICSELAKIADVKLEGHKALVCLVGEDIRGHNGIAGQVFSAISHVNVRMISQGASEINMSFMIDEEDVDEAVRSLHGYFFANPDETVFDVAARVPVESKV encoded by the coding sequence ATGAAGTTCGGCGGAACGTCGGTCGAGGATGCGAAGGCGATCGAACGGACGGCGGCGGTTGTGGGTGGACGCAGGAAGCGCGGGCTCGAGACCGTGGTTGTTGTCTCGGCCATGGCGAAGGTGACCGATCAGTTGCTGGCTGCCGCGAGTGCAGCAGGACGTGGCGACAAGGCTGGCGCTTTGGCGATCAGTGCGAGGCTGCGGCACAGGCATATCGATACGACGGCAGAGCTGCTGGAGAACGGGCGGTTTGTCGCGATACAGCCTGCGCTGAATCTGGAGTTCGATTCGTTGGATGATTTGCTGCGAGGTATCGCTGCGGTGGGTGAGTTGACTCCGCGGACGAATGACTTGGTGGTGAGCTTCGGCGAGAGGCTTTCGAGCAAGATTGTGGCGGAAGCTTTTGAGCAGCGTGGGATGAATGGCGCTCATGTTGATGCTCGCACGTGCGTTATTACTGATAGCAACTATGGCAAGGCAGCTCCGCTGGAGGACGAGATCGAGAAGAAGCTCACGGAGCTGGTGCTGCCGCTAATTGTGGCGGGGAAGACTCCGGTGATGGGCGGATTTATTGGCTCGAATGTCGAAGGCATTACGACAACGCTGGGGCGCGGCGGAAGTGACTATACGGCGGCCCTGGTGGGCGGTGGTCTGCATGCCGGAGCGATTGAGATATGGACCGACGTCAACGGAATTATGACCACCGATCCGCGGATCTGTCCGGATGCGCTGCGGGTAAAGGCGATCAGCTTTGAAGAGGCGGCTGAGCTTGCTTACTTTGGAGCGAAGGTGCTGCATCCAGCGACGATTCTGCCGGCGGTTCAGAAGAGCATTCCGGTGTGGGTGTTGAACTCGCGCAATGCGGAGAATGAAGGCACGAAGATCACGGCGGTGGCGGCGAAGTGCAAGAATCCGTTCAAGAGCATCGCGGCGAAGAAGCGGTTGACGATCATCGACATTGTGGCGAGCCGGATGCTGATGTCGCACGGGTATCTGAAGGCCGTGTTCGATGTGTTCGACAAGTACAAGTGCGCCATCGATATGGTTTCGACGAGTGAGGTGAGCATCTCGCTAACGGTTGATTCGAATGAACGGCTGCCGGAGATCTGTTCGGAGCTGGCCAAGATTGCCGATGTGAAGCTTGAGGGCCACAAGGCATTGGTTTGCCTGGTGGGCGAGGATATTCGCGGGCATAACGGCATTGCAGGGCAGGTCTTTTCGGCGATCAGCCATGTGAATGTGCGGATGATTTCGCAGGGGGCAAGCGAGATCAACATGAGCTTTATGATCGACGAGGAAGATGTGGATGAGGCGGTGCGGAGTTTGCACGGATACTTCTTCGCGAATCCTGATGAGACGGTGTTTGATGTCGCGGCGCGCGTACCGGTCGAGAGCAAGGTTTAG
- the dapB gene encoding 4-hydroxy-tetrahydrodipicolinate reductase has product MRVLVLGQGKTGKLVAEVAAERGHSVHVLDAKENANASALTPPFVAGFDVVIDFTSPEAVVQNMKAVLATGAKMVVGTTGWYDRLQNARELVERKQAGLLYGTNFSIGVQVMLQLASKMGELLKSAGYKFSIEETHHVTKLDSPSGTAISLSEVVKRSTGIGEVPITAHRVGDAAGTHVLEAKSDADKLVLTHESYSRRSFAEGAVRAAEWLSTRTGCYDFQDVYSQM; this is encoded by the coding sequence ATGCGGGTACTGGTTCTGGGACAGGGCAAGACGGGGAAGCTGGTGGCCGAGGTTGCGGCTGAGCGCGGCCACAGCGTGCATGTGCTCGATGCTAAAGAGAATGCGAATGCTTCGGCACTGACGCCGCCGTTTGTGGCGGGGTTTGATGTGGTGATCGACTTCACGTCCCCCGAGGCTGTGGTGCAGAACATGAAGGCGGTGCTGGCGACCGGCGCGAAGATGGTGGTCGGCACGACAGGCTGGTACGACAGACTGCAGAACGCTCGCGAGCTTGTGGAACGCAAGCAGGCCGGGCTGCTTTATGGGACGAATTTCTCCATCGGTGTGCAGGTGATGCTGCAGCTGGCTTCGAAGATGGGCGAGCTGCTGAAGAGTGCCGGATATAAATTTTCGATCGAAGAGACTCACCATGTCACGAAGCTGGATTCGCCTTCTGGGACAGCGATTAGTCTGTCCGAGGTGGTGAAACGGTCGACGGGGATAGGCGAAGTTCCGATTACGGCTCATCGCGTGGGTGATGCCGCGGGGACGCATGTTCTTGAGGCGAAGAGCGACGCGGATAAGTTGGTGCTGACGCATGAGTCGTACTCGCGGCGTAGTTTTGCTGAGGGCGCGGTGCGGGCGGCTGAGTGGTTGTCGACACGGACGGGCTGCTACGACTTTCAGGATGTTTATTCGCAGATGTAG
- a CDS encoding aminopeptidase, with the protein MSVAEAVVTTKFSDLTLDGKLDRLAEVAVRVGLGLRAGQELIMSSPMEALPLARKITEQAYKAGALLVTTFYSDDPSVLARYEYGPDASFDFAPVWLQDGIAAGFKSGAARLAIAGGNPALLAKQDPAKVARANVAASKAGKPAMELITRHEINWTIVACATPEWAKLVFPGEPEDVAVAKLWEAIFVSSRVNVDDPVVEWQQHGERLKKRVDMLNAKRYSALHFKSPVTDLTVGLADDHLWAGGGTTAGNGVYCQPNIPTEECFTTPHKDRVDGTVRASKPLSHQGTLIENIEVRFEGGRIVEAKATAGEDVLNRLISTDDGARRLGEVALVPHGSPIAQSGVLFWNTLFDENAASHIALGQAYSTCILGGEKMDAAELAARGANESLIHVDWMIGSGEMDVDGIAADGTAEPLMRKGEWV; encoded by the coding sequence ATGAGTGTTGCAGAAGCAGTAGTGACCACGAAGTTTTCTGATTTGACATTGGATGGGAAGCTGGACCGGCTGGCTGAGGTTGCCGTGCGGGTTGGGCTGGGGCTGCGTGCTGGACAGGAGCTGATCATGTCGTCCCCCATGGAGGCGCTGCCGCTGGCGCGCAAGATTACCGAGCAGGCTTATAAGGCTGGGGCGCTGCTGGTGACGACGTTCTACTCGGACGATCCGAGCGTGTTGGCGCGGTATGAGTATGGGCCGGATGCGAGTTTTGATTTTGCTCCGGTTTGGTTGCAGGATGGGATTGCGGCTGGATTCAAGAGTGGGGCAGCGCGGCTGGCGATTGCGGGTGGAAATCCGGCGCTGCTGGCTAAGCAGGATCCAGCGAAAGTGGCTCGGGCGAATGTTGCGGCTTCGAAAGCAGGTAAGCCGGCCATGGAGCTGATCACTCGGCACGAGATCAACTGGACGATTGTGGCTTGTGCGACGCCGGAGTGGGCGAAGCTGGTGTTTCCGGGTGAGCCGGAGGATGTTGCGGTGGCGAAGCTCTGGGAGGCTATCTTTGTTTCGTCTCGCGTGAATGTGGATGATCCGGTTGTAGAGTGGCAGCAGCATGGAGAACGGCTGAAGAAGCGCGTAGATATGCTGAATGCGAAGCGGTATTCGGCGTTGCACTTCAAGAGCCCGGTGACGGATCTGACGGTTGGGTTGGCGGACGATCATCTGTGGGCTGGAGGCGGGACTACGGCGGGCAATGGGGTGTACTGCCAGCCGAATATTCCGACCGAGGAGTGCTTTACGACTCCGCATAAAGATCGCGTGGATGGAACGGTGCGGGCTTCGAAGCCTCTGTCGCACCAAGGTACGTTGATTGAGAATATCGAGGTGCGGTTTGAGGGCGGGAGGATCGTCGAGGCGAAGGCTACGGCGGGTGAGGATGTTTTGAACCGGCTAATCTCGACCGATGATGGCGCTCGGCGGCTTGGTGAGGTCGCGCTGGTGCCACATGGTTCGCCGATTGCGCAGAGTGGGGTGCTGTTCTGGAACACGCTGTTCGATGAGAATGCGGCGAGCCATATTGCGCTGGGGCAGGCCTATTCGACGTGCATCCTCGGCGGCGAGAAGATGGATGCGGCGGAGTTGGCGGCGCGTGGGGCTAACGAGAGCCTGATCCATGTGGACTGGATGATCGGGTCGGGCGAGATGGATGTGGATGGTATCGCGGCGGATGGTACGGCGGAGCCGTTGATGCGCAAGGGTGAGTGGGTGTAG
- a CDS encoding aminotransferase class I/II-fold pyridoxal phosphate-dependent enzyme — MNSANSTGVSRRSFMRILGAASAAATTFPALAAAQNAAAAPAQSGRRGMGGMSDMGETRQLSADTVIISSNENPLGPAKSALDAICTTAPLGGRYHFDETMKTLTVFNELFGLPKAGPKQPSYSALFPGSGGPLDLALMSNIGPDKPLVYGDPSYEQGFRAADAMKAPKFPVPLTATYAHDVKAMLKAHPSPGAYYIVNPNNPTGTMTPKEDIVWLLNNKPAGSVVIVDEAYHHFSNDESCIDLVAKDKDIIVMRTFSKIYGMAGLRAGFAVARPDLLQKFQTVSPAGRSLASISITSSAGARASLLDKDLVPLRKKINSDIRSETLEFLTKKGYKIVPGSQGNMFMVDVKRPGKEFQQAMLKENVAIGRSWPAMPNYVRVTVGTKAEMEKFQTAFVKCMDMAPGTVNGASLYMPEYHVPSELYRGMSAV, encoded by the coding sequence ATGAATTCCGCTAACAGCACAGGTGTATCGCGCAGATCGTTCATGCGCATTCTTGGGGCAGCCTCGGCAGCCGCTACCACGTTTCCGGCGCTTGCCGCAGCGCAGAACGCCGCTGCTGCTCCAGCGCAGAGCGGGCGTCGCGGCATGGGAGGCATGTCGGATATGGGCGAGACGCGTCAGCTTTCGGCTGACACGGTCATCATCAGCTCGAATGAAAACCCGCTGGGGCCAGCGAAATCCGCGCTGGATGCGATCTGTACCACTGCCCCGTTGGGGGGCCGCTATCACTTTGACGAGACGATGAAGACGTTGACGGTCTTCAACGAGCTGTTTGGTTTGCCGAAAGCTGGGCCCAAGCAGCCTAGCTACTCGGCGCTGTTTCCTGGGTCGGGCGGGCCTCTGGATCTGGCGCTGATGTCGAATATTGGGCCGGACAAGCCGCTGGTCTACGGCGACCCAAGCTATGAGCAGGGCTTCCGTGCGGCCGACGCGATGAAGGCTCCGAAGTTTCCTGTTCCGCTGACCGCCACCTATGCTCATGACGTGAAGGCGATGCTGAAGGCGCATCCGTCGCCCGGTGCGTACTACATTGTGAATCCGAACAATCCGACCGGCACGATGACACCGAAGGAAGACATCGTCTGGCTGCTGAACAATAAGCCGGCGGGCTCGGTCGTGATCGTCGACGAGGCGTACCACCACTTTTCGAACGATGAGTCGTGCATCGATCTGGTGGCGAAGGACAAGGACATTATCGTGATGCGGACGTTCTCGAAGATATACGGCATGGCCGGTCTGCGCGCAGGTTTTGCGGTTGCGCGACCCGATTTGCTGCAGAAGTTCCAGACTGTCTCTCCGGCTGGACGCAGCCTGGCGAGCATCTCGATCACGAGTTCTGCTGGTGCACGGGCCAGCCTGCTGGACAAGGACTTGGTGCCGCTGCGGAAGAAGATCAACTCGGACATCCGCTCGGAGACACTGGAGTTCCTGACGAAGAAGGGCTACAAGATCGTTCCGGGATCGCAGGGCAACATGTTCATGGTGGATGTGAAGCGTCCGGGCAAGGAATTCCAGCAGGCGATGTTGAAGGAGAACGTTGCGATTGGACGCTCGTGGCCCGCAATGCCGAACTATGTGCGCGTCACCGTCGGCACGAAGGCGGAGATGGAGAAGTTCCAGACTGCCTTCGTCAAGTGCATGGATATGGCACCGGGAACGGTGAACGGCGCATCGTTGTACATGCCGGAGTACCATGTGCCTTCGGAGCTGTATCGCGGCATGAGCGCAGTTTAG